Proteins co-encoded in one Megalops cyprinoides isolate fMegCyp1 chromosome 1, fMegCyp1.pri, whole genome shotgun sequence genomic window:
- the utp6 gene encoding U3 small nucleolar RNA-associated protein 6 homolog isoform X1 gives MAEIIQQRVEDRIPELEQLERVGLFTKKEVKAMIKKATALEYKLHRITISKEDFITYIQHEINVLELIKKRRLRIGYTFKREEIEFPVINRIHNVFRRATAKWKDDVQLWLSHVAFTKKWNTKAQLSKIFSSLLAIHSDKPALWIMAAKCEMEDRNSSESARHLFLRALRFHPENKKVYQEYFRMELMHAEKLRKQQKELEQAQMDLGEYEFSPEIMNGKLAEVVYKDATEKIKDVDFVLSLLKIAEIFDFTKELKDLITQDLQSRYADDPLTWDYMAKRELEAGLGAGMGAELPTAKGRATDIARREERCCQVYEEGLKSLNTEAMWTCYITFCLDRFKRKTNVQDLKEKRQARLLVVFQRAHDSSMLQEALYRKWLQVLVSAGDADSAAQVAIAATERFSQSVETWSCSLQISVQLGSANAGRLFQEALKHVNPKESLPLWLLQVEWSASSQNPEETESLFQKGIISPVPSVSTEMKEKYLDWSYRTSGYKKARKTFTSLNENRPFSKAFFTRMIQIEKEQDSPNMNNLRDYYERALREFGSTDDDLWLDYIREELSTRGKAENCGRIHWRAMKSLEGEHVERFIAKYTLLQTGHI, from the exons atggctgaaataatCCAACAGCGGGTTGAAGACCGAATTCCGGAGTTGGAACAGTTGGAGAGAGTTGGGCTGTTCACCAAAAAAGAAGTCAA GGCTATGATTAAAAAAGCGACTGCATTGGAATACAAGTTGCACAGGATTACAATAAGCAAAGAAGACTTCATCACTTACATTCAG CATGAGATTAACGTCTTGGAGCTGATAAAGAAGAGAAGATTg CGGATTGGCTACACCTTTAAGAGAGAAGAGATTGAGTTCCCTGTCATAAACAGAATACACAACGTTTTCAGACGGGCAACTGCAAAGTGGAAG GATGATGTACAGCTGTGGTTATCTCATGTTGCTTTCACTAAGAAGTGG AACACGAAGGCTCAACTCAGTAAAATTTTCTCCTCATTGCTGGCCATCCATTCAGACAAACCAG ctctGTGGATCATGGCTGCCAAATGTGAGATGGAGGATCGGAATTCATCAGAGAGTGCCAGGCACCTCTTCCTGCGTGCTCTGCGCTTTCACCCTGAGAACAAGAAGGTCTACCAGGAG TACTTTCGCATGGAACTGATGCATGCAGAAAAACTTCGGAAGCAACAGAAGGAGTTGGAACAAGCACAGATGGACTTG GGGGAGTACGAGTTTTCTCCTGAGATCATGAATGGAAAATTGGCTGAAGTTGTATACAAAGATGCAACAGAGAAAATCAAAG aTGTCGATTTTGTGCTGTCCCTCTTGAAAATTGCGGAGATTTTTGACTTCACAAAGGAACTGAAGGACCTTATCACCCAAGA CCTGCAGAGCAGATACGCAGATGACCCCCTCACCTGGGACTACATGGCCAAACGGGAGCTTGAGGCAGGGTTAGGAGCAGGGATGGGGGCAGAGCTGCCAACAGCCAAGGGCAGGGCGACGGACATAGCCAGGAGGGAGGAGCGGTGTTGCCAAGTGTATGAGGAGGGCTTGAAGAGTCTCAACACAG AGGCCATGTGGACATGTTATATCACTTTCTGCTTGGACAGATTCAAGAGGAAAACCAATGTGCAGGATCTGAAGGAAAAG AGGCAGGCCAGGCTTCTGGTAGTGTTTCAGAGAGCCCATGACTCTTCGATGCTTCAGGAGGCTTTATACAGGAAATGG CTGCAGGTCTTGGTTTCAGCAGGGGATGCTGACAGTGCTGCTCAAGTCGCCATAGCAGCCACAGAACGCTTCAGCCAATCAGTGGAGACCTGGAGTTGTAGCCTGCAGATATCGGTGCAGCTGGGGAGCGCCAACGCTGGCAGGCTATTCCAGGAAGCCCTAAAACACGTGAATCCCAAG GAGAGTCTGCCACTTTGGCTGCTGCAGGTGGAGTGGAGTGCCTCTTCCCAGAATCCAGAGGAGACAGAAAGCCTGTTCCAG aaGGGTATAATATCCCCAGTTCCTTCTGTCTCCACTGAGATGAAGGAGAAATACCTGGACTGGTCTTACAGAACCAGTGGGTACAAGAAGGCCAGAAAGACATTCACAAG CTTGAATGAGAACCGCCCTTTCTCCAAGGCATTTTTTACCAGAATGATCCAAATAGAGAAGGAACAG GATTCCCCAAATATGAACAACCTGAGGGACTACTATGAGCGGGCACTCAGGGAGTTTGGCTCTACAGATGATG ACCTGTGGCTGGATTACATCAGGGAAGAGCTGAGCACCCGCGGAAAGGCAGAGAACTGTGGAAGGATCCACTGGAGAGCCATGAAGAGCCTGGAGGGCGAGCACGTGGAGCGCTTCATCGCCAAGTacacactgctgcagacagGACACATCTAG
- the utp6 gene encoding U3 small nucleolar RNA-associated protein 6 homolog isoform X2, translating into MAEIIQQRVEDRIPELEQLERVGLFTKKEVKAMIKKATALEYKLHRITISKEDFITYIQHEINVLELIKKRRLRIGYTFKREEIEFPVINRIHNVFRRATAKWKDDVQLWLSHVAFTKKWNTKAQLSKIFSSLLAIHSDKPALWIMAAKCEMEDRNSSESARHLFLRALRFHPENKKVYQEYFRMELMHAEKLRKQQKELEQAQMDLGEYEFSPEIMNGKLAEVVYKDATEKIKDVDFVLSLLKIAEIFDFTKELKDLITQDLQSRYADDPLTWDYMAKRELEAGLGAGMGAELPTAKGRATDIARREERCCQVYEEGLKSLNTEAMWTCYITFCLDRFKRKTNVQDLKEKRQARLLVVFQRAHDSSMLQEALYRKWVLVSAGDADSAAQVAIAATERFSQSVETWSCSLQISVQLGSANAGRLFQEALKHVNPKESLPLWLLQVEWSASSQNPEETESLFQKGIISPVPSVSTEMKEKYLDWSYRTSGYKKARKTFTSLNENRPFSKAFFTRMIQIEKEQDSPNMNNLRDYYERALREFGSTDDDLWLDYIREELSTRGKAENCGRIHWRAMKSLEGEHVERFIAKYTLLQTGHI; encoded by the exons atggctgaaataatCCAACAGCGGGTTGAAGACCGAATTCCGGAGTTGGAACAGTTGGAGAGAGTTGGGCTGTTCACCAAAAAAGAAGTCAA GGCTATGATTAAAAAAGCGACTGCATTGGAATACAAGTTGCACAGGATTACAATAAGCAAAGAAGACTTCATCACTTACATTCAG CATGAGATTAACGTCTTGGAGCTGATAAAGAAGAGAAGATTg CGGATTGGCTACACCTTTAAGAGAGAAGAGATTGAGTTCCCTGTCATAAACAGAATACACAACGTTTTCAGACGGGCAACTGCAAAGTGGAAG GATGATGTACAGCTGTGGTTATCTCATGTTGCTTTCACTAAGAAGTGG AACACGAAGGCTCAACTCAGTAAAATTTTCTCCTCATTGCTGGCCATCCATTCAGACAAACCAG ctctGTGGATCATGGCTGCCAAATGTGAGATGGAGGATCGGAATTCATCAGAGAGTGCCAGGCACCTCTTCCTGCGTGCTCTGCGCTTTCACCCTGAGAACAAGAAGGTCTACCAGGAG TACTTTCGCATGGAACTGATGCATGCAGAAAAACTTCGGAAGCAACAGAAGGAGTTGGAACAAGCACAGATGGACTTG GGGGAGTACGAGTTTTCTCCTGAGATCATGAATGGAAAATTGGCTGAAGTTGTATACAAAGATGCAACAGAGAAAATCAAAG aTGTCGATTTTGTGCTGTCCCTCTTGAAAATTGCGGAGATTTTTGACTTCACAAAGGAACTGAAGGACCTTATCACCCAAGA CCTGCAGAGCAGATACGCAGATGACCCCCTCACCTGGGACTACATGGCCAAACGGGAGCTTGAGGCAGGGTTAGGAGCAGGGATGGGGGCAGAGCTGCCAACAGCCAAGGGCAGGGCGACGGACATAGCCAGGAGGGAGGAGCGGTGTTGCCAAGTGTATGAGGAGGGCTTGAAGAGTCTCAACACAG AGGCCATGTGGACATGTTATATCACTTTCTGCTTGGACAGATTCAAGAGGAAAACCAATGTGCAGGATCTGAAGGAAAAG AGGCAGGCCAGGCTTCTGGTAGTGTTTCAGAGAGCCCATGACTCTTCGATGCTTCAGGAGGCTTTATACAGGAAATGG GTCTTGGTTTCAGCAGGGGATGCTGACAGTGCTGCTCAAGTCGCCATAGCAGCCACAGAACGCTTCAGCCAATCAGTGGAGACCTGGAGTTGTAGCCTGCAGATATCGGTGCAGCTGGGGAGCGCCAACGCTGGCAGGCTATTCCAGGAAGCCCTAAAACACGTGAATCCCAAG GAGAGTCTGCCACTTTGGCTGCTGCAGGTGGAGTGGAGTGCCTCTTCCCAGAATCCAGAGGAGACAGAAAGCCTGTTCCAG aaGGGTATAATATCCCCAGTTCCTTCTGTCTCCACTGAGATGAAGGAGAAATACCTGGACTGGTCTTACAGAACCAGTGGGTACAAGAAGGCCAGAAAGACATTCACAAG CTTGAATGAGAACCGCCCTTTCTCCAAGGCATTTTTTACCAGAATGATCCAAATAGAGAAGGAACAG GATTCCCCAAATATGAACAACCTGAGGGACTACTATGAGCGGGCACTCAGGGAGTTTGGCTCTACAGATGATG ACCTGTGGCTGGATTACATCAGGGAAGAGCTGAGCACCCGCGGAAAGGCAGAGAACTGTGGAAGGATCCACTGGAGAGCCATGAAGAGCCTGGAGGGCGAGCACGTGGAGCGCTTCATCGCCAAGTacacactgctgcagacagGACACATCTAG